One region of Trichosurus vulpecula isolate mTriVul1 chromosome 1, mTriVul1.pri, whole genome shotgun sequence genomic DNA includes:
- the LOC118833590 gene encoding olfactory receptor 1I1 yields the protein MGQDNHTSVSEFLLLGLSERPDQQWLLFGLFLSMYMVTIVGNLLIILAIYSDSHLHTPMYFFLSNLSFVDLCQASTTMPKMLINILTHSKAIPYAGCLIQMYSFHLFGTMDSFLLAVMAYDRFVAICHPLRYATIMSPRLSILLVGGSWGITNLQSVVHTSLMAKLTFCADNKIPHFFCDIMPLLKLSCSDTHINELVVLVFGIFMGISPLVCILLSYICIFCAVLRVPSAEGKQKAFSTCGSHLTVVLLFYGTIFAVYLQPSGPTSPEKDKAAAVMCAVVIPMLNPFIYSLRNRDMKGALRKLISRTSPSQ from the coding sequence ATGGGACAAGACAACCATACAAGTGTATCAGAATTCCTCCTTCTGGGACTTTCAGAGAGACCAGACCAACAGTGGCTCCTCTTTGGGCTCTTCCTGAGCATGTACATGGTCACCATAGTTGGGAACCTGCTCATCATTCTGGCCATTTATTCTGActcccacctccacacccccatgtacttcttcctctcCAACCTGTCCTTCGTGGATCTCTGTCAGGCATCCACCACAATGCCTAAGATGTTGATAAATATTCTGACACACAGCAAGGCCATCCCCTATGCTGGCTGCCTCATCCAAAtgtattcttttcatttgtttggaACCATGGACAGCTTTCTCCTTGCTGTGATGGCCTATGACCGTTTTGTGGCCATCTGCCACCCACTACGCTACGCCACCATCATGAGCCCTCGGCTCAGCATCCTGCTTGTAGGAGGATCCTGGGGTATCACCAACCTCCAGTCAGTGGTACATACCTCCCTGATGGCAAAGTTAACCTTTTGCGCAGACAACAAAATCCCCCACTTCTTCTGTGACATCATGCCCCTGCTAAAGCTCTCTTGCTCTGACACCCACATCAATGAGTTGGTGGTTTTAGTCTTTGGCATCTTCATGGGCATAAGTCCCCTGGTGTGCATTCTTCTCTCCTACATCTGCATTTTCTGTGCTGTTCTGAGGGTTCCCTCTGCCGAGGGAAAACAGAAAGCTTTCTCTACCTGCGGCTCTCACCTCACTGTGGTCTTACTTTTTTATGGGACCATTTTTGCTGTGTACCTGCAGCCTTCAGGACCCACCTCTCCAGAGAAGGACAAGGCAGCTGCCGTGATGTGTGCAGTGGTCATACCCATGCTGAATCCCTTCATCTACAGCCTGAGAAATAGGGACATGAAGGGGGCTTTAAGGAAACTGATCAGCAGAACATCACCCTCACAGTAA